TGTCGTCTTCTAAATCAAGCAGAGCTCCGAGCGCTCCCCTAAGCATTCGTTGATCCTCAGCAATGATGATTCTAATCATGCTCTCACCTCATCTTTTCCTGTCCTAATTACAATTGGAACCTTCACCGTTAACATCGTCCCAGGATGCGTTTCATCTAGTTCAAGTGCTCCATCAATAAGTGCAAGCCGTTCTTTCATACCTAAAATGCCATTCCCATCATGACTTTGTGCTTGTAATCCTACTCCATTATCTTTCACCTGCAAAATCAGTTCTCCTTGCGTTTCAAATAAGGAAACCATACATTCCGTCGCCTTACTATGCTTTACAACGTTCGTTACCGCTTCTCGCAAGCACATACCTACAATATTTTGCTCAAGTGGTGATAATGCACCAGAACTTGCTTTCTGCTTTACCTCTAGTGAAATATTAGCAGCTTGCAGGATAGCCTTTATTTGCTCAAGCTCTTCTTCCACAGTAATCATCCGCATATCGGAAATCAATTCACGCAATTGCTTTAAGGCTGTGCGCGATGTTTGCGTAATCTCCTTCGCTTCTATACTTGCACGCTCTGGTTTTTTTACAATCAGCTTCTCAACAAGCTGGCTTTTTAAAGTAATGAGGGATAACGTATGTCCTAAAGTATCGTGAAGGTCTCTGGCGATTCGCTGACGTTCTTCACGTTTTACTAGATCTTTAATTTGTTCGTTTGCTTCACTTAACTGGTTCCTTAACACCTTTTTTTGATTAAAACTACGCATAGCAAAAGGCATCAGAAGCATCATAATAAACATTGGTACAGCACCTAAAAAAGATGTCAACGAAAAATCATTTCTGTATACAAATATGAATGTGATAACGGTTAGTACTAATAAAGAAAATAGTATTCGGAATGATTTCTTTGTAGGTGCAAATGCTATTGCATTTGCAGTAAAAAAGCCTAAATAAATAAGATATGGATTATAAAAAAAACCTAACACAAATGCGATGATCATTTGTATACATGCCCACATCATAAATGTCTTTTGCACAAAATAAAGTTGTCGGTATGCCAAAACAAAGATTACTAGCATACCGCTTCCTAACAATAGTTTCCAACCAGTTTCTTGTAGTAATGTGTAGATTGGAAACGCTAAATATACAAGCCATATATACGGGAAGAATCCCATATGTTTCGGAAAAATCTCAAACTTCTTCTCTATCATGTTATACCGCTTCCTGTCTTTTTCTTATATATATTGATATTACAACAAATATAAGGAAATAACCTCCTAAAATCGCGATATTCTCCCATCCTATAGATTTCCCCGCTACAATATCCCATGCCCCGCTTCCGAAGTGATATGTTGGTGTCCACTCTCCAATTGTTCTTAGCACTTTCGGAAACACTTCAATCGGCATCCATAAACCGCCTAGTACTGCTAAACTCATATTTAAAATGTTTGCGAGACCAGAAGCTGCATCTGCTTTCTTAATTGAACCTACAATCGTTCCAAGTGCTAAAAACGGCGTCACACCTATTAATAGCCATAATCCAGCACCAATCCATTGCCCGATCGT
This sequence is a window from Bacillus pseudomycoides DSM 12442. Protein-coding genes within it:
- a CDS encoding sensor histidine kinase, with protein sequence MIEKKFEIFPKHMGFFPYIWLVYLAFPIYTLLQETGWKLLLGSGMLVIFVLAYRQLYFVQKTFMMWACIQMIIAFVLGFFYNPYLIYLGFFTANAIAFAPTKKSFRILFSLLVLTVITFIFVYRNDFSLTSFLGAVPMFIMMLLMPFAMRSFNQKKVLRNQLSEANEQIKDLVKREERQRIARDLHDTLGHTLSLITLKSQLVEKLIVKKPERASIEAKEITQTSRTALKQLRELISDMRMITVEEELEQIKAILQAANISLEVKQKASSGALSPLEQNIVGMCLREAVTNVVKHSKATECMVSLFETQGELILQVKDNGVGLQAQSHDGNGILGMKERLALIDGALELDETHPGTMLTVKVPIVIRTGKDEVRA